A part of Silvimonas soli genomic DNA contains:
- a CDS encoding dynamin family protein: MSTDYLHRDEIAVNDVDSTDRLAGDFQAYSAWRGQLSQRVAQLSRWLSEQDLEDAQTQIRIQSLLEKLKDDKLNIAFVAEFSRGKSELINAIFFAHYGKRVLPSSAGRTTMCPTEILYDASRPPSIQLLPIETRAQNVTTSEYRRYSDEWATTELDINNADSMLAAFGQVGQTKRVSTEVAKSFGLFDEDDLDQVIAVGADGTVEIPAWRHAVINFPHPLLEQGLVILDTPGLNAIGTEPELTLNLLPNAHAILFILSADTGVTKSDIDVWRNHIGKSQAGSRGRLVVLNKIDGLWDELKTQAQIDAEIARQVTGTATLLGVNANHVFPVSAQKALVGKVQHDEALLDRSQLMALEAALSGELLPAKQDIVRDSTITEVDDIVLATRSLLSTRRTSLLEQLDELGRLRGKNQDVVMQMMDKVQTDKRHFEQGLVRFQALRSIFSQQTNQLLSLLGMDALKAEIARIRDEMERSWFSFGEGGLRSTMERFFKDTNANIASSAEQVAEIQAMMAAMYKKFSEEHGLGQVTPPPFSTLKYHKEIARLEKSFREHFNTVGKLLTTSQGRITRKFFETVASRVVYVFEVANRDVENWLKAVMAPMETQVREHQLQLRRRLESIKRIHKATDTLEGRIEELEDMDRQLTNQMSDLDQRHRQILAALNSEFVRLAA, translated from the coding sequence ATGAGCACCGACTACCTCCACCGCGATGAGATAGCCGTGAACGATGTAGATAGCACAGACCGTCTGGCCGGAGATTTCCAGGCCTACAGCGCATGGCGTGGCCAGTTGTCGCAACGCGTAGCGCAATTGTCGCGCTGGTTGTCCGAGCAAGACCTGGAAGACGCCCAGACGCAGATCCGTATTCAGTCGCTGCTGGAAAAACTCAAAGACGACAAATTGAATATTGCGTTTGTTGCCGAGTTCTCGCGCGGCAAATCCGAACTGATCAACGCCATCTTCTTTGCCCATTACGGCAAACGGGTGCTGCCTTCATCGGCGGGCCGCACCACCATGTGCCCGACCGAAATTCTTTACGATGCTTCGCGCCCACCTTCGATCCAGCTGTTGCCGATCGAAACCCGCGCACAGAACGTCACCACCAGCGAATACCGCCGTTACAGCGACGAATGGGCCACCACCGAGCTGGATATCAACAATGCCGACTCCATGCTGGCGGCATTTGGCCAGGTCGGCCAGACCAAGCGCGTGTCGACTGAAGTCGCCAAGAGCTTTGGCTTGTTTGATGAAGATGATCTCGATCAAGTGATCGCAGTTGGCGCTGACGGCACGGTAGAAATTCCGGCCTGGCGTCATGCGGTGATCAACTTCCCTCATCCGCTGCTGGAACAAGGCCTGGTGATTCTGGATACGCCAGGTCTGAACGCGATTGGTACCGAGCCGGAACTGACGCTGAACCTGCTGCCCAACGCGCATGCCATCCTGTTTATCTTGTCTGCCGACACCGGCGTGACCAAGAGTGATATTGATGTCTGGCGCAACCATATCGGCAAGAGCCAGGCTGGCTCGCGTGGCCGTCTGGTGGTGCTGAACAAGATTGATGGCCTGTGGGACGAACTGAAAACCCAGGCGCAGATTGATGCCGAAATCGCCCGCCAAGTCACCGGCACCGCCACTTTGCTGGGCGTAAACGCCAATCACGTGTTCCCGGTTTCCGCGCAGAAAGCTTTGGTCGGTAAAGTCCAGCATGACGAAGCGCTGCTGGATCGCTCGCAACTGATGGCACTGGAAGCGGCGCTGTCGGGCGAACTGTTGCCGGCCAAGCAAGATATCGTGCGCGACAGCACCATCACCGAAGTCGATGACATCGTGCTGGCGACACGCAGTTTGTTGTCTACCCGTCGCACCAGCTTGCTGGAGCAACTGGACGAACTGGGCCGTTTGCGCGGCAAGAACCAGGACGTGGTCATGCAGATGATGGACAAAGTGCAGACCGACAAGCGCCATTTCGAACAAGGTCTGGTGCGTTTCCAGGCGCTGCGCAGCATTTTCAGCCAGCAAACCAACCAGCTGTTGTCGCTGCTGGGCATGGATGCACTCAAGGCCGAGATCGCCCGTATTCGCGATGAAATGGAACGCAGCTGGTTCTCGTTTGGCGAAGGTGGCTTGCGTTCGACCATGGAACGCTTCTTCAAAGACACCAACGCCAATATCGCCAGTTCGGCCGAGCAGGTTGCCGAAATCCAGGCGATGATGGCCGCCATGTACAAGAAATTCAGCGAAGAACACGGCTTGGGCCAAGTCACCCCACCACCGTTCTCCACGCTCAAGTATCACAAGGAAATCGCCCGCCTGGAGAAATCGTTCCGCGAGCATTTCAACACTGTGGGCAAGCTGCTGACGACCAGTCAGGGCCGCATCACCCGCAAGTTCTTCGAAACCGTCGCCAGCCGTGTGGTGTACGTATTTGAAGTGGCTAACCGTGATGTCGAAAACTGGCTCAAGGCAGTGATGGCGCCGATGGAAACGCAAGTGCGCGAGCATCAACTGCAATTGCGCCGCCGGCTGGAAAGCATCAAGCGCATCCATAAAGCCACCGACACGCTGGAAGGCCGCATTGAAGAACTGGAAGATATGGATCGCCAGCTCACCAACCAGATGAGCGACCTGGATCAACGCCATCGCCAGATTCTGGCTGCGTTGAACAGCGAGTTTGTGCGCCTGGCAGCCTGA
- a CDS encoding copper homeostasis protein CutC, with translation MANQDILLEICAGSVTSCLAAQEGGASRVEFCDNLLEGGTTPSHGAIAAARDRLWITLNVIIRPRGGDFLYSDIEFEVMRRDILACKKLGVDGVVIGLLTADGDIDVARTKQLVELAMPMQVTFHRAFDVAKDPLKALQDIISTGCNRLLTSGQAPSAPEGAEMLRQLREVAGNKLVIMPGAGVRVNNIADLVRATGCSEFHTSGRAPFPSGMRYRNEHVKMGAPGQDEYAIVETSALLVQEILANARGALAG, from the coding sequence ATGGCCAATCAAGACATTCTGCTGGAAATCTGCGCCGGCTCTGTGACCTCTTGCCTGGCCGCCCAGGAAGGCGGCGCCAGCCGGGTGGAGTTTTGCGACAACCTGCTGGAGGGCGGCACCACGCCTTCGCATGGCGCCATTGCTGCCGCACGAGACCGCCTGTGGATCACGCTCAACGTGATCATTCGCCCGCGTGGTGGCGACTTTCTGTATTCGGATATCGAATTTGAAGTGATGCGCCGCGATATTCTCGCCTGCAAAAAACTGGGGGTGGATGGCGTGGTGATTGGCCTTTTGACCGCCGATGGCGATATCGATGTGGCCCGCACCAAGCAGTTGGTCGAATTGGCCATGCCGATGCAAGTGACTTTCCACCGCGCTTTTGATGTTGCCAAAGATCCGCTCAAGGCATTGCAGGACATCATCAGCACTGGTTGCAACCGCTTGCTCACCTCCGGCCAGGCCCCCAGCGCGCCAGAAGGCGCAGAAATGCTCCGGCAATTGCGCGAAGTCGCCGGTAACAAGCTGGTGATCATGCCCGGTGCTGGTGTGCGCGTGAACAATATTGCCGATCTGGTGCGCGCTACCGGCTGCAGCGAGTTTCACACTTCAGGCCGGGCGCCCTTTCCCAGCGGCATGCGTTATCGCAATGAGCACGTGAAGATGGGTGCGCCAGGGCAGGATGAATACGCCATCGTCGAGACATCGGCCCTGCTGGTGCAGGAAATCCTCGCCAATGCCCGTGGCGCGCTGGCCGGATAA
- the gcvT gene encoding glycine cleavage system aminomethyltransferase GcvT has product MTAPRTPLQPDSSTSSATVGVPPRGTPLYQSHLDAGAKIVDFAGWSMPIHYGSQLKEHEIVRADAGMFDVSHMVVLDITGGDAKSWLQGILANDVAKLGYMGKALYSGLLTPEGTVIDDLIVYLAEDGYRMVVNAGTREKDLAWLRKTSEGREVILTVRDDLAMLAVQGPNAINKVCSVKPQWADAIRALKVFQGVAMGEWFVARTGYTGEDGLEIMIPATEAPAFFSQLIAAGVAPCGLGARDTLRLEAGMNLYGHDMDETISPLQAGMGWTIAWEPASRDFIGRAALEAEKAAGVAMKQVGLVLEGRGVLREGMRVVVAGAGEGVITSGTFSPTLKHSIAIARVPAAVGSTAEVDLRGTLTPVRVVKLPFVRLGKKVFD; this is encoded by the coding sequence ATGACCGCTCCACGCACCCCGCTGCAACCCGACTCAAGCACATCCAGCGCCACTGTGGGGGTACCCCCGAGGGGTACACCGCTGTACCAATCCCACCTCGACGCTGGCGCGAAGATTGTCGACTTCGCGGGCTGGTCCATGCCGATTCATTACGGCTCCCAACTCAAAGAACACGAAATCGTGCGCGCCGATGCAGGCATGTTCGATGTTTCGCACATGGTGGTGCTCGATATCACCGGTGGCGATGCCAAGTCCTGGTTGCAAGGCATTCTGGCTAACGATGTGGCCAAGCTCGGTTACATGGGCAAGGCGTTGTATTCGGGCTTGCTGACGCCTGAAGGCACGGTGATCGACGATCTGATCGTCTATCTGGCCGAAGATGGTTATCGCATGGTGGTCAACGCCGGTACACGTGAGAAAGACCTGGCGTGGCTGCGCAAAACGAGCGAAGGCCGCGAGGTCATCCTGACCGTGCGTGATGATCTGGCAATGCTGGCGGTGCAAGGCCCCAACGCCATCAACAAGGTCTGTAGCGTCAAGCCGCAATGGGCAGATGCGATCCGCGCGCTCAAGGTATTCCAGGGTGTAGCGATGGGCGAATGGTTTGTGGCCCGTACCGGCTATACCGGTGAAGACGGCCTGGAAATAATGATTCCAGCCACCGAAGCTCCGGCATTTTTCTCGCAACTGATCGCTGCCGGTGTCGCGCCGTGTGGTCTGGGTGCACGCGACACGCTGCGGCTGGAAGCAGGCATGAACCTGTACGGCCACGACATGGATGAAACCATCAGCCCGCTGCAAGCCGGTATGGGCTGGACTATCGCCTGGGAACCCGCCAGTCGTGACTTTATTGGCCGCGCCGCGCTGGAAGCTGAAAAAGCCGCTGGGGTTGCCATGAAACAAGTCGGCCTGGTGCTGGAAGGCCGCGGCGTGCTGCGTGAAGGCATGCGAGTGGTGGTTGCAGGCGCTGGCGAAGGCGTCATCACCAGCGGCACCTTCTCGCCCACGCTCAAACACTCAATTGCCATCGCCCGCGTACCTGCCGCAGTCGGCAGCACCGCAGAGGTGGATCTGCGTGGCACACTGACGCCTGTGCGCGTGGTCAAGCTGCCATTTGTGCGCCTGGGCAAGAAGGTCTTTGACTAA
- a CDS encoding REP-associated tyrosine transposase — translation MSNYLRTQIPGGTYFFTVVTEQRRPILTNADVRKALHVAIVETRRTRPFRIDGWVLLPDHLHCIWTLPDGDADFSTRWKKIKRDVSVACAESYLQHDLLNPRRRTKGHSTLWQHRFWEHAIANEQEFKSYLDYLHWNPMKHGLITRILDWPWSSFHRYMQQGVYSADWCIA, via the coding sequence ATGTCCAACTACCTGCGAACTCAAATCCCCGGAGGCACCTACTTCTTTACTGTAGTCACAGAACAGCGGCGGCCCATTTTGACCAACGCGGATGTTCGCAAGGCATTGCACGTTGCCATTGTTGAAACACGCAGAACACGGCCATTTCGTATCGATGGCTGGGTACTTTTGCCAGATCACCTGCACTGCATCTGGACGTTACCTGATGGGGATGCCGACTTTTCCACTCGCTGGAAGAAGATAAAACGTGATGTTAGCGTAGCGTGTGCAGAAAGCTATCTGCAACACGATTTACTCAATCCACGCCGAAGGACAAAGGGCCACAGCACACTTTGGCAGCATCGCTTCTGGGAACACGCGATCGCCAATGAACAAGAATTCAAGAGCTATCTGGATTACCTGCACTGGAACCCGATGAAGCATGGATTGATCACCCGCATCTTAGACTGGCCGTGGTCTTCGTTTCACAGATATATGCAGCAAGGCGTCTATTCTGCGGATTGGTGTATTGCATAA
- the gcvH gene encoding glycine cleavage system protein GcvH: MLDIPAELKYAASHEWMRLEADGTVTVGITHHAQELLGDLVFVELPKVGTTLAKEEQAGVVESVKAASDVYAPIAGEVVAINTELEAGPEIANTEPYSGGWFFRLKPADAADLDGMLSAEDYARELGA, from the coding sequence ATGCTGGATATCCCTGCAGAACTGAAATACGCCGCCAGCCACGAGTGGATGCGCCTGGAAGCCGATGGCACCGTCACTGTGGGCATTACCCACCACGCGCAAGAATTGCTGGGCGATCTGGTGTTTGTGGAGTTGCCAAAAGTAGGCACGACGCTGGCTAAAGAAGAACAAGCTGGTGTGGTTGAATCCGTAAAAGCCGCGTCTGACGTGTACGCACCGATTGCCGGTGAAGTGGTCGCCATCAATACCGAACTGGAAGCAGGCCCGGAAATCGCCAATACCGAGCCGTACTCCGGCGGCTGGTTCTTCCGCCTCAAGCCGGCCGATGCCGCCGATCTGGACGGCATGTTGTCCGCCGAAGACTACGCCCGCGAACTCGGCGCGTAA
- the gcvP gene encoding aminomethyl-transferring glycine dehydrogenase — translation MTTLSELFNHDDFINRHIGIDEADATAMLATLGLKSSAELVDQTVPAGIRFNQKLALPDAISETEALIRLKEIAGKNRVNKSYIGLGYHPTRLPNVILRNVLENPGWYTAYTPYQAEIAQGRLEALLNYQQMVIDLTGLELANASLLDEATAAAEAMAMARRVSKAKANQFFVDERVLPQTLDVLKTRADHFGFELVVGHAEAAGANEYFGVLFQYPGENGELVDLTGYIAAAKAKGAVAIVAADMMAMVLLKSPGEMGADVAIGNTQRFGVPMGFGGPHAAYFAFKDEMKRSAPGRIIGVSVDAAGKPALRMALQTREQHIRREKANSNICTSQVLLANIAGMYAVYHGPAGIKRIAARIHRLAALFATGVQQSGGKLVFNKFYDTVQVDLGSKADSVYHAALGAGINLRRAGNGVLGVAFHEKATERDLETLLGLFTGKVFDLADLDKAVSADFIPAGLKRESAILTHPVFNTHHSEHEMLRYLKKLENKDLALNHSMISLGSCTMKLNATSEMIPVTWPEFAELHPFAPVDQTTGYLEMIDGLAEQLKAITGFDAISMQPNSGAQGEYAGLLAIRRYHDSRGDQKRDVCLIPRSAHGTNPATAQMMSMRVVVVACDDNGNIDIPDLKAKTEEHAADLAALMLTYPSTHGVFEEAVKEICDLVHSHGGQVYMDGANLNAQVGLCRPADIGADVSHMNLHKTFCIPHGGGGPGMGPIGLKAHLAPFMASHVVTPVPGAQSGMSAVSAAPFGSASILPISWMYVTMMGAEGLRLATEAALLNANYIATRLAEHYPVLYTGSKGRVAHECIIDLRPLKAASGVTEVDIAKRLMDYGFHAPTMSFPVAGTLMIEPTESESKAELDRFIDAMISIRAEAAKVQSGEWPAEDNPLHNAPHAQADVVGEWSHPYSREVAVFPLPYVATNKFWPTVKRIDDVFGDRNLVCSCPSMDSYA, via the coding sequence ATGACGACGCTCTCAGAATTGTTTAACCACGACGATTTCATCAACCGTCACATCGGTATTGATGAAGCCGACGCTACCGCCATGCTCGCCACGCTGGGTCTGAAATCCAGCGCAGAACTGGTTGACCAAACCGTGCCTGCCGGTATCCGTTTCAACCAGAAGCTGGCCTTGCCGGATGCGATTTCCGAAACTGAGGCGCTGATCCGCCTGAAGGAAATTGCCGGCAAGAACCGCGTCAATAAATCGTATATCGGGCTCGGTTATCACCCCACACGCCTGCCTAACGTCATTTTGCGCAACGTACTGGAAAACCCCGGCTGGTACACCGCCTATACACCGTATCAGGCCGAAATCGCCCAAGGCCGACTGGAAGCATTGCTGAACTACCAGCAAATGGTCATCGACCTGACTGGTCTGGAATTGGCCAATGCTTCGTTGCTGGATGAAGCCACCGCTGCTGCTGAAGCCATGGCCATGGCACGCCGCGTATCCAAAGCAAAAGCCAACCAGTTTTTTGTGGATGAGCGTGTGCTGCCACAAACGCTGGATGTGCTGAAAACCCGCGCCGATCATTTTGGCTTTGAACTGGTGGTGGGTCATGCCGAAGCAGCCGGTGCCAATGAATACTTTGGCGTGCTGTTCCAGTACCCGGGCGAAAACGGTGAACTGGTCGATCTGACCGGTTACATTGCCGCCGCCAAGGCCAAGGGTGCCGTGGCGATTGTCGCTGCCGACATGATGGCGATGGTGCTGCTTAAATCCCCGGGCGAAATGGGCGCCGATGTCGCGATTGGCAACACCCAGCGCTTTGGCGTGCCTATGGGCTTTGGTGGTCCGCACGCCGCGTATTTTGCGTTCAAAGATGAAATGAAACGCTCGGCACCAGGCCGCATCATTGGCGTGTCGGTCGATGCCGCTGGCAAACCGGCACTGCGCATGGCGCTGCAAACCCGCGAGCAACATATCCGCCGCGAGAAAGCCAATTCCAATATCTGTACCTCGCAAGTGCTGCTGGCCAATATCGCCGGCATGTATGCGGTGTACCACGGCCCAGCGGGCATCAAACGCATCGCCGCGCGCATCCATCGCCTGGCCGCGCTGTTCGCCACCGGTGTGCAGCAAAGTGGCGGCAAGTTGGTGTTCAACAAGTTCTATGACACCGTGCAAGTCGATCTGGGCAGCAAGGCCGACTCCGTTTATCACGCAGCATTGGGCGCTGGCATCAATCTGCGACGCGCTGGCAACGGCGTGCTAGGCGTGGCATTCCACGAAAAAGCCACCGAGCGCGATCTGGAAACGCTGCTTGGCCTGTTCACCGGCAAAGTGTTTGATCTGGCTGATCTGGATAAGGCCGTCAGTGCCGACTTCATTCCGGCTGGGCTGAAACGTGAATCGGCCATCCTCACGCATCCGGTCTTCAACACCCACCATAGCGAGCACGAAATGCTGCGCTATTTGAAGAAGCTGGAAAACAAAGACCTGGCGCTGAATCACTCGATGATTTCGCTCGGCTCTTGCACCATGAAGCTGAACGCCACTAGCGAAATGATCCCGGTCACCTGGCCGGAATTTGCCGAGCTGCATCCGTTTGCGCCGGTCGATCAAACCACGGGTTATCTGGAAATGATCGACGGCTTGGCCGAACAACTCAAAGCCATCACCGGTTTTGATGCGATCTCCATGCAGCCGAATTCCGGCGCGCAGGGCGAATACGCCGGTCTGCTGGCAATTCGCCGCTATCACGACAGCCGTGGCGACCAGAAGCGTGATGTGTGCCTCATCCCACGTTCCGCCCACGGCACCAATCCCGCCACCGCCCAGATGATGAGCATGCGCGTGGTGGTGGTGGCGTGTGATGACAACGGCAATATCGATATCCCCGATCTGAAAGCCAAGACCGAAGAGCACGCAGCTGATCTGGCCGCGCTGATGCTCACTTATCCGTCCACCCATGGCGTGTTTGAAGAAGCCGTGAAAGAGATTTGCGATCTGGTGCACAGTCACGGCGGTCAGGTTTACATGGATGGCGCCAACCTGAACGCGCAGGTCGGGCTGTGTCGCCCGGCTGATATCGGTGCCGACGTATCGCACATGAATCTGCACAAAACGTTCTGCATTCCGCACGGCGGCGGCGGTCCGGGCATGGGTCCAATTGGCCTGAAAGCGCATCTGGCGCCGTTCATGGCCAGCCATGTGGTCACGCCGGTACCGGGCGCGCAGAGCGGCATGAGCGCGGTATCCGCCGCGCCATTTGGTAGCGCCAGTATTCTGCCGATCAGCTGGATGTACGTGACGATGATGGGAGCGGAAGGTCTGCGCCTTGCCACCGAAGCCGCGCTGCTGAACGCCAACTACATCGCCACCCGCCTGGCCGAGCATTACCCGGTGCTGTACACCGGCAGCAAAGGCCGCGTCGCGCACGAGTGCATTATTGATCTGCGCCCGCTCAAAGCTGCATCCGGCGTGACTGAAGTCGATATCGCCAAGCGCCTGATGGATTACGGCTTCCACGCCCCGACCATGAGCTTCCCGGTTGCGGGCACGTTAATGATTGAGCCAACCGAATCCGAATCCAAAGCCGAACTCGATCGCTTCATCGACGCCATGATCAGCATCCGTGCTGAAGCCGCCAAAGTGCAAAGCGGTGAATGGCCCGCCGAGGACAATCCGCTGCACAACGCGCCGCACGCCCAGGCGGACGTAGTTGGCGAATGGTCTCACCCATACAGTCGTGAGGTTGCGGTGTTCCCGCTGCCGTACGTGGCGACCAACAAGTTCTGGCCAACCGTGAAGCGCATCGACGATGTGTTTGGCGACCGCAACCTGGTTTGCAGCTGCCCGAGCATGGATAGCTACGCTTGA
- the mutM gene encoding bifunctional DNA-formamidopyrimidine glycosylase/DNA-(apurinic or apyrimidinic site) lyase — MPELPEVETTRRGIADILTGQAIETVTVRDPRLRWPVPDHLQQTLQGQRVRSVERRAKYLLIGFEHGTLIVHLGMSGTLRVVTAARAVEKHDHVDLALEDGRILRYRDPRRFGCILWHEQATATHPLLASLGPEPLSDTFNADYLKLQLARRQAAIKLVIMDQHVVVGVGNIYASEALFRARIDPQKPAATLKKREITALVDAVKATLADAIAAGGTTLRDYVDSSGNTGYFQLQTYAYGRAGEPCRVCNSPIMEIRQGQRATFFCPNCQK; from the coding sequence ATGCCTGAACTGCCGGAAGTAGAAACAACCCGCCGCGGCATTGCCGACATTCTGACTGGCCAAGCCATTGAAACCGTCACCGTGCGCGACCCGCGCCTGCGCTGGCCGGTGCCGGATCACCTGCAACAAACATTGCAGGGCCAACGTGTGCGCTCGGTGGAGCGGCGCGCCAAATATCTGTTGATTGGCTTTGAGCACGGCACGTTGATCGTGCACCTGGGCATGAGCGGCACCCTGCGCGTTGTGACCGCGGCCCGCGCAGTGGAAAAGCATGATCATGTGGATCTGGCCCTGGAAGACGGTCGCATCTTGCGTTATCGGGACCCGCGCCGCTTTGGCTGCATCCTGTGGCACGAGCAAGCAACGGCGACGCATCCATTGCTGGCCAGTCTGGGACCGGAACCTTTATCCGACACTTTCAATGCCGACTATCTCAAGCTGCAGCTCGCCCGTCGGCAAGCCGCAATCAAGCTGGTCATCATGGATCAACATGTCGTCGTTGGCGTGGGCAATATCTACGCTTCCGAAGCTTTGTTCCGCGCACGTATCGACCCGCAAAAACCGGCAGCCACACTGAAGAAACGCGAAATTACCGCGCTGGTTGACGCCGTCAAGGCCACACTGGCAGATGCCATCGCGGCGGGTGGCACTACCCTGCGCGATTATGTCGATAGCAGTGGCAATACCGGTTATTTTCAATTGCAAACCTACGCCTATGGCCGCGCTGGCGAGCCTTGCCGGGTCTGCAATTCGCCAATTATGGAAATCCGCCAGGGCCAGCGCGCAACATTCTTCTGCCCGAACTGCCAGAAATGA
- the ahcY gene encoding adenosylhomocysteinase has protein sequence MNAVADTKFTDFHVADLSLASWGRKEIRIAETEMPGLMAVREQGASTLPLKGARIAGSLHMTIQTAVLIETLQALGAEVRWASCNIFSTQDHAAAGIAANGHNGKGTPVFAFKGESLEEYWQFTHQIFEWPNGEFANLILDDGGDATLLLHLGARAETDLSVVANPTNEEEEVLYAAIKAQVAKDPKWYSTRLKHITGVTEETTTGVHRLYQMHEQGKLAFPAINVNDSVTKSKFDNLYGCRESLVDGIKRATDVMIAGKVAVVLGYGDVGKGCAQSLRGLGATVWVTEIDPICALQAAMEGYRVVTMDDVASQGDIFVTTTGNVSVITHEHMKAMRNNAIVCNIGHFDSEIEVASLRQYEWENIKPQVDHIIFPDGKRIILLAEGRLVNLGCATGHPSFVMSNSFANQVLAQIELFTKLDQYPVGVYVLPKHLDEMVARLHLQKIGVKLTTLTDQQAAYISVPKDGPYKAAHYRY, from the coding sequence ATGAACGCTGTGGCTGATACCAAATTTACCGATTTCCACGTTGCCGATCTCTCGCTGGCGAGCTGGGGCCGCAAGGAAATCCGCATTGCCGAAACTGAAATGCCAGGCCTGATGGCCGTACGTGAACAAGGTGCCAGCACGCTGCCACTGAAGGGCGCGCGCATTGCCGGTTCGCTGCACATGACCATCCAGACCGCCGTGCTGATCGAAACCCTGCAAGCGCTGGGTGCTGAAGTGCGTTGGGCGTCGTGCAATATTTTCTCGACGCAAGACCACGCCGCTGCCGGTATCGCCGCCAATGGCCACAACGGCAAGGGCACGCCAGTGTTCGCGTTCAAGGGCGAATCGCTGGAAGAATACTGGCAGTTCACCCATCAAATCTTTGAATGGCCCAATGGCGAATTTGCCAACCTGATTCTGGATGACGGCGGCGATGCAACCCTGCTGCTGCATCTGGGCGCACGTGCTGAAACTGATTTGTCGGTCGTGGCTAACCCGACCAACGAAGAAGAAGAAGTGCTGTACGCCGCGATCAAGGCGCAAGTAGCTAAAGATCCGAAGTGGTATTCGACTCGCCTGAAGCACATTACCGGCGTGACCGAAGAAACCACCACCGGCGTGCATCGTTTGTATCAGATGCACGAACAAGGCAAGCTGGCTTTCCCGGCCATCAACGTCAATGACTCGGTCACCAAGTCCAAGTTCGACAATCTGTACGGCTGCCGCGAATCGCTGGTGGATGGCATCAAGCGCGCTACCGACGTGATGATCGCCGGTAAAGTGGCTGTGGTGCTGGGTTATGGCGATGTGGGCAAGGGTTGCGCGCAATCGTTGCGTGGCCTGGGCGCCACTGTTTGGGTTACCGAAATCGACCCGATCTGCGCACTGCAAGCGGCCATGGAAGGCTATCGCGTGGTGACCATGGATGATGTCGCATCGCAAGGCGATATCTTCGTGACCACCACCGGTAACGTGTCGGTGATTACGCATGAACACATGAAGGCCATGCGTAACAACGCCATCGTTTGCAATATCGGTCACTTTGACAGCGAAATCGAAGTTGCCAGCCTGCGTCAGTACGAGTGGGAAAACATCAAGCCGCAAGTCGACCACATCATCTTCCCGGACGGCAAACGCATCATCTTGCTGGCTGAAGGTCGTCTGGTGAACCTGGGTTGCGCCACTGGCCACCCATCGTTTGTGATGTCCAATTCGTTTGCCAACCAGGTGCTGGCGCAAATCGAACTGTTCACCAAGCTGGATCAATACCCGGTGGGCGTGTACGTGTTGCCAAAACACCTGGACGAAATGGTCGCACGCCTGCATCTGCAGAAGATCGGCGTGAAGTTGACCACGCTGACCGACCAGCAAGCTGCGTACATCAGCGTGCCCAAGGATGGTCCGTACAAGGCTGCGCACTACCGGTATTGA